A segment of the Anthonomus grandis grandis chromosome 11, icAntGran1.3, whole genome shotgun sequence genome:
atttttcgaaattccaccgataaggggtaaaaaaatgggaaaattgttactcgtgacctcgagaactaagagggcgtggcttcggagtttgaacggagactgcccgcaccaacgagtcgcaggcatcgacttaagaaaaaaaaattaattgcaacaatgtttttttataatgttgaccccggatacgaacgaactttttgaaattccaccgaaaaggggtgttagcgatatgataaatatcgcatagcggcataaaactgattaataaatacgattgaaaaagtgcctctgtattatttatattttggtagacataacaacaaggcgggttcatgcgagactgatacccgacaggtgactcgactcagtcttaccgctcgctctgcatctaacgaatcatttttaagattatttgtgtcttggttttataataattatatatttattaattgcgccccttgacctcaagaaaaacggcgtggcaattgtgggttgcaagtactatcaatgaggcgaggcttcggattttatttttgtgtattgtaaGTTGCAtggaggccttcttcgacttttcttttattttcacttcttctttctttaatttaataaattagagCATGACCGGAAATTTTCTCGGAAATTGGTAACATGTTGCTGTAACAGCAatctatatttttgtttgttataatAACATCAATTAAACTTAAAGTATTTAAAGCCATATCAATGCGAGTTGGAGTGGAAATATGTTGGCTAAGATTAAACATTTCAAGcagtttgattattttattaattaatttaaaacgaaCTTTTTAGTCGTTTATGATTTGCAAAAATTTCTTCTTACATTTAACGGTAGCAGAATGCAACTAAAATTGGCCTCAGATTTTTCGCGTTGGTCTTAGTCTATTAGCATCTAGTCGGAAATAATAATGTAAGTCgtattgttttgaattttaaaaccTACTTTGTCCGACAATAATCTTATATTGTTTGAATACAAATCGTCATTCAAGTTCTCCTTGAGACCGTGTACCAGGATGACGTTTTCATTGGACGAACTAGGCTGCGCAGtggaagtttttaatttaaggatgACGAAGgataagttattatattttaattgtaatgaaATATGAATTCATTTATAAACTTACTGCTACACATTATTAAATGTCCCACCCAGTACCGCTTAATGTTTAGTATGTATGCTAACCACCCTATATTATTCTTTAGAGagcacttttattttatttttacgacCATTAAACTTGCTTTTCTAaatattgtcttagtttttATAGAGCCCAACTCTATAAAAACTAATGCTTAGTTACCCTACAAGAAAAAGAATTTATCATTCCTAGTAGCTTATCCGGTGACACACAGCttgccaaaaaataataatatatctcTACAGCCAGCGTAACTGATAATAAAATGACCCTAAAGGCCAAGAagccatttaaattaaatacggTCTGCCCTCGGAAAGActcaaaaaactttattttagcCGCTACGCGCTGGGCAAACACTTTagctttcttttaatttttttctgtactcAGCCTGTTACCTAATGGATGTGCCCTGCTTTCATTATCGCCTCATCTTTTGCCTTAATGTTTTAATATAGTAagtttttaaacagtttttttttatattatgaacaAGCCTTTTTTAACATTCCATTAACCTATTATGTAACTTGAACCACAATAAACATttgcaaaatataaattcattttagatttaataaaatttcgccatttcaaatagaaaaattatagtttGACCAACTACATagaaagtataatattttataattatttatcgCTCATTACCGAAGATAACCggacaatttaaaaatagaaaagtacATCGACATATTAAGAAAACACACGTTTttccgtaataaataatatagttaaTTTTGCATTTATGGACAatgttttcgttttatttttagttagttAAAAAGACCACTAAGTTCAATTATAGTAGgcgaaaaattatttctgctaaaaatttcaatttctaaTCTTATTGTTGCTTTCAAAAAAAGAGTCACAATGGGAAaagtttacttaataaatttaaatctacttATATAttactagctgaatgcccgcggcaTTGCTCGCGtggattttgaaaataaaaaaaaagttagactttttgttttgccttcttgtaatatgtaaaaatatcaattttcaacgctacaagtttaaaaagaaagaacTGTCGAAAGAACCATCCTGAAGAAGTTTTCACTTCTTCAGGATGGTGAAATTTTCGAGAATCTGTTGTTTTccttaaaatgaaattaaattgaagtgttttgcagttttttccgaaaaacaatgaatttaaggataaaaaaaaagatgttaaaatcttaaaagGTGGTTTTAATccctctaaaaaaaaatggaaattgattaaaaaaataaaataaaaatattgcgttttacagttttttaaaaaagtatatagatttGAAGCTATGATACATAAGGGATGGTTTCAACCCCTTTCCGATGGAATTCAAAAAATCCATTCTTAGTGGATGCCTACATAACCACAGGAATGTTGTCcccaaatttcatatttctagGTTTTACCGTTTGGGCTGTACGTTGATTATCAGGACAAGTCTTtttatatacagatcgtgttttcgttcgttacttataggaaaccgcatagaggcgaaattttgcaacgtcgcgcgtgtacgagtgcctgcgacagagcaccgccccggtcGGTCCGAGGACGGGATCAGGGTTGCCGTTTGAGTACATTTGTACTATTTCTAATACATTTTCGACAACAAAgtacaaaagtacattttatcatatatagatttaattctagtacattttttaattttaaataagaccAAGGGCGAAAGGCATACCAAAAGTTATAATACTCCTAATAAGTCTTataaggtttgttctcactgcaaatttcttacaagtttgaaactgtttccaaaccattcttgatgcgcatgtataaaatattacaacttctgatcgatttgaaaccgtctgtgcgaacatcaaatacgggttgagtggagaagaaaaataacctcatttttttatcccagtgggaaatgggaaaataaattaaacataaacaaaacaaaaattatactacaaccttgaaatagctgtatattattaatagagtttaagattgtgcgattatttgctacttcaagaCTTATTCTAAAATGCTCGagaaattctattttattaaattgggagACAGTTTCATGAAAATAGTTTTGACTTTTGGGCTTTATccattcttcaattaaatcttctttaaaagtttgtGTTGGAATCAACATAATTCTGATCAGATTCTTCCGACGATTCAAAAGCACTTGTTTCCTTAATGTTTATGTTTACactaatccaaaaatataaaatacaattttcaaaacgatTATCAAGGactatacaaaacgacaaaatagaaacaacaatttagaggttatgttcatatttcgaagatcggcgttgactggctacacgaattctctgacactttgcttgaaatgaatccgaaaacaagtctgactatcagaagacgatcagaaatttgtgtaagaacatcaaacttttgatttgaaaccgatcagaagttcctgtgcgaacgcattttactctattgcgcatgtgtatttgtcgaaaacttgtttcttactgctgtgagaacaaacctataATCTTTGGTCATACACATTGGTGACATCGGTCGATGTCCAGTCACCCATCTCTAGCCTGCTATACGCTGTTCCCGCGTATCGCGCGTTGTTCCGCCAATAACGTGGACTTGCTGATGTCTGGGACTCTCCGTTCTTCTTTTTTATCGATTTaggttttgttatttatttttcgcCTGGCTTATATTCGACAATTGTTGCCAGTTATTTTCGCTGGTTGTGCGTGtgtacttttgttttaaaacaagaaGAATATTTTAGCCAACGAGAAACATGGATAAGTAAGTActcgtttttaaatattttgattaataatcataaaaataaatttatttagcataaatcaCTACTCTGTAATGTCTTTTCATTTGTAACAAATATAGTATATAAACTTAaggtgtttttaaattgtcatatagctgttttttttctagaatctaatatttctttaattctcAGCTTTGTCAAgaggttaaaaaaatctactgACGATGATCAGCAGAATCAGCCATCAACTTCGACAGATAAGGAAGACAGGGTAACAAAACATCAAGTGATGATTACTCTTCATCAAATGAACAGTTGACAGAAAAACACCGAAAGAAGCCTAGGTATgtgcaaaaatattgttctaGCTGGGAGTCTAGTTAAAATGGTGTATAAAATGTCCTAATAGTAATTATCCTTATTGCAAAATTTGCAATAAGCAAATAAAAGGAAATCGTTCCCATTTGAAGAGACATGACAAAAATGACCTAcctatgaaaaatatgaaaatggcGGCAACAACTTAACAACCTAGTATAGAcgttgctttaaaaaaaactgtgtgCAAGAATGACAAACTAATTAAAGAAGGAAAACTGAAATGTCAAGATTCGGAAATTGCCGCTGGAATTTCTTGCAGCAGAACTAAAACTACCAAATTAGTTAATGAATGAATTGGTCCGTAtgctaaaaaacaagttgttgctgatttaaatgaaaatttttattcaattatcaTCGACGAAACCACTGATGTAtccacaaaaaaatgtttagctATTCTGGtaaggtattttaaaaacaagactGTGGATGCCTTCTTAGGACTCCTTGAGCTTGAGGATAATTCTACAGCTGTCTCAATCTATGAATGTTTTACAAATTACCTTATATCATCAGGAGTTAACATAGAAAATATGGCAGGTTTTGCAGCCGATAATTGTGCTACAATGATGGGACAATTTAATGGCGTTTaagctctttaaaaaaaagattaccAAACTTAGTCGTTGTAGGATGTAGCTcgcattcttttaatttatgttcATCTTATGCTTGTGCTAAAATAGCAAAAGAACTAGACgaattaataaaagatatttatgcTCACTTTTCTCACAGTTCAAAAAGAATGAAtgctttaaaagaatttcaagtTTTTGTGAGCTgaaaccacataaaattttacgACTTTCTGAGACAAGGTGGATGTCGCTACAACAAATTGTGGACAGAGTCTTAGAGCAGTATAATGCTCCCATATTATATTTTACCGAAACTGTTTATGAAGAATCCtcctcaaaaattaacaatatattatcagcacttaataataaaattacgaaAATGTATTTATCATTTCTATCTTATAGCCTCAAAATAATTAACGCAATTAACATCGAGTTCCAATCAGAAAAGCCCCGTTTACATCAATTGCTGCCCCGAATTTCTTCTGTTTATAAACAAAGcctaataagttttttaaattcaaattacatTAACAGTACGCCTATTGACAAAATTCATATCAAAGATCCTGCTTATTTTTTGCGATTAGATGGGGTATATTTTGGGGTAAAAGTAcaggaaattattgaaaataaccCAATAGATGAAAACGAATTACATAACTTTCGCTTAAACTGtctaaatttttacatagaattggctttccaaataaaacaaagattTCCTCTTAATAATGACTTATACATGAAATTAACTTGGATAGAtccacaaaatattttttttccgataaaaaaGCCCTTTCCACTATTCCCCTTGTAAAATATTTCCCTAATATGGTTCATATAGACAAatatgaagaaattaatttagagTGGCGGATGCTTTCACTTTCTGATGTGTCGTTGGAAAGATTAAAAAACATTGATATAGAGAACTTTGTAATTGAATTGAGCCTAATAAAAAAACTCTCTAAATGAACCTAGGTTTCCTTCtctgtattctttttttttaaatatattttctttaccaCATGGAAGCGCTGCGGCTGAAAGAATATTTTCAAGTCTTAAcctaattaaaagaaaaaatagaaatttgttAGAAACAGCAACATGCCACAATCTACTTGATTACTAGTTAAGAGTGGCAACCTCCTGCCGAATTaaggaattataaataattatttataattacttgattatacatatataatattattctaaGTATAAATTAGTAAAGGCCAATTTTACAAGTTCCAGTAAACGCCAAACTGAAGATTAGCTGGACGTTGTTGACATTTATATCATTAGATATACGTCAGTAATGTCAAACTAATCTTCAGTTTGGTGTTTACTCGAACTTGTAAAATTGGCCCTTAGTAGATATAATTATAAAGGAATTAgagatttaagtttatatttttatttttgtttttttttataataaaaagaaatacaaatactttaaaaaccATAGCTGTTTAATTCTATCAGTgcaaaaaaaaggattttctacgAGAAACGAATAACATTCACCTTATCGTAAATTTTAGTACATTTAATTGCTTTTGGTTAGTACATTTCAAAAAGTCGGTGCGGCAACActggacgggattagtaaacatctgactttcgtggaagctgcgtcgtttggctacaaaatgtcccaaaatattacgcgaaaatccaagcatttttaaaatatttattctaatgcgggttttacagacatgataatgtgtaaaacccgcatagaattgtaatcttaaaatatttaatatgctgtgttttgcataatgaaaattaaagcgttattctaataaaaaaataaaatatcaactctgataaaaatataataaaaaatcagaattaaaactctaataaacaaacttaacaacatattattttttaaataaaaggcttaaataaaccgccttctttcgctaaacaaaaacttaacctatcgtaaaagctatttcgcacctctaaaagagtttcaggtaaaatggacttggcaccttcgacaattttatttcgcaactcctctaaatttattggcctactaaattcatgcttgtaaatggtctgcttaaggtaactccacagataaaagtcatttggagagaaatctggagatctaggaggtcATTTAacatcgccagtcccactaataaggcggttaggaaaagcatttgttaaaaattcttttaccctagccgcgttatgagcaggacagccatcttgctgaaaataaaccgctCCCAAGTCTaaatcaggtaggatttgaatggcaggaagaacttggttttgcagcaaatcaaggtacttttgggcgtttaaagtgccatcaataaaaaatggccctataacattgtcgcccaaaatacccgcccaaacattcaatttctaaggatactgggtacgaaactgaaaacttctgtgcttgttttcctgagaccaataacgaacaatggaaggattatgtttgccatgtaatggaaaaaaagattcatcagaaaacaaaatattttttaaaaaatattcgttttcatttgccttttccatcatggtttcacaaaatttcatCCTTccccactggtcttcaggaaatatttcctgagtttttgaatacttgaaacatttgttcccagttcctctcccacacttctagtggaccgtgtcgaatcaagttctagggtactgcaaacaatttcttcccgccgttctatatcctggaccacttcaacaggtgatTCTTGACGTTtagtgtggcattttttacaatcttaaaaacaaaaagatgtctcaaaatttgtaaccacatttaaaaccgtttttgcacaaggaatcggtctattctcaaatgtcactgaaaacaaatctctacattgtactgccgaattgcctccataaaaacatttaattagttaaactctttcggaaggggtataaacagccacaGTGAAAAAATCACGATagtaacgctcaaaaattattaatgcaatgtgcagtaacacagcaaaatgaggtctgctgactcccggttcagaaaataaaaacgaaaaattccgccgcctgcaagccgcaaccaagcagtgttgccattattttgggtaatacgtagctcacgataacacgatctgtatacagatagatataaaattattagtgcagatatattatttaacttttacatttcttcataatattttaaaagggtacgaatttcttgtaatattaattttttaaacatagtcttaaataactttttttttaatattctcttTTCGTGACTTTGGCAACTTAAAAAACACTGACCCCAAAATGATAATTGACTTTGGgccaatttttttgttactgaAAGGAAATGCTCTCTTTTCCAAACtgtgtattattttattctagggtaaaacgATGGGAGATGGAGCAGGAGGGTAGACGGTCCACTCAAAATATCCGGCAAGGTTTGGTAACAGGGCAAGACTAACATGTCCCATTCTGTTTCTTAGCGTCAGTTGCCTTTGAGACGGCTACTGGAACGCATTATAACGCACCTTCGCGAATGTTATTTACGATAATTGAAATCACCACgtagaaaaattttatattagttttaagaatcttatttttttttaaatcaggtaaGTTTAACCGATTTTTGTTGGATTATTGTTTAGATACCATATACAAGGTGTACTAGAGAGCACCAACCGTAGCTCTAATCAGCATATTTTAGAAGCTAGACACTGGTCTCCGGCCACTTAAGTGGAGGAGAGTTGACCCAGCCTATTTTGTTTTAGGATTATGCCCAATAAAtatatccgaaaacaaaacgcACCTAAAAGAGGTTCTTGGACGGCTAGAGCATTAGGTGATGCAGTTGATGCTGTGAGGAATGGCGGTATGGGCTTTAGCAAACCCGCGAAAGCATTTGGGATcccaaaaacaacttttaagcGCAGACTAAAAACAAATAACATCGATAGCTGTAATCATCTGGGGCCAAATTGTTCTTTGGGCTCGAACGTCGAAACAAAAATAGTTAGTCAcataaaaaaactgcaaaaggCAGGCTTTGCACTCACCAGAACAGAAGTAAGAATCATGGCGTTTAATTTAGCTGAACGATTGGggattccaaataaatttaataaaaaagaaggtatattaaaaaaaaaataagaactacATTGCTAATTTATTATCGTCTTTTTTAGGTAGAGCTTGTAAAAAATGGTTAGAACTGTTTTTAAGCGAAGACCTGAAATTTCAATCAGAAAATCCGAGAACACCTCAATTGCGCGAGCTTTGGGAATGTCAAGAGAAACcgttaatatttactttttggaTATACAGAGAATTATGACTGAAcacaatttttatgataaacccGGGCATATATTCAATACAGACGAAACAGGATTACAGCTGAACACTAGAGCTGGTCAGGTACTAGCCGAACAAGGATCAAAATGTGTTCCAAGCCTAAGCCCTGGGAAAAAAGGTGAGACAATTAGTGTTATGGCATGTTGTAGCGCAGAAGGCACTTTTATCCCCccatattatattttcaaaggaaaaaataaaaaagaagactgGCATGAAGGTATGCCACCGGGTTCTACAATTAGAATGTCGGAAAAATCTGCTTACGTTAATAGCGagatttttttagaatggtTACGAACACATTTTCTACCAAGAAAGCCCTCGGGTAAAACTTTACTAATAGTAGATGGCCACACGTCCCATACGACCAACCTGGACCTACTAGAATTTGCTGAGcaaaatgatataattttgttttgtttaccaTCGCATACAACTCACTACCTGCAGCCTCTTGATCGCGCCTTCTTTAAATCTCTTAAAAGCAACTTCTACGCTGAATGCCGTTTTATGATTCAAAATAACCCAAACAGGGTCCTTAATCGTCTTCAATTTGGTAAGCTGTTAGGTCGAGCATGGGGAAACTCAGCAACTGTTCAAAATGCGGCCTCTGCATTTAAATCCACTGGGATTTATCCATTTGATCCGTTAATTATCCCGGAATATGCTTTTTTAACACAGACACCCCTTGAAAGTCCTGAAACAGAAACATTACAGACGGTCCAGACGGATACCTTATCAGTTAGAGCTGAGTCTTCTCAACCAGGCCCCTCCggaatttaaaatctaaatgcCTTACCCATCAACCCTAACAAGTCATCAGTACCTGATAAAGATATAACTCCCGGAAAGGCTCTTGATAAAGTAACGCCTGTACCTGTTTTATCTGCAGCAGTGAAAAGAgttcgtaaaaaaatatccgGAGAGATAACAGCaaaggaatttataaaaaataagaaagatgcACAACTCAAAAAGAACGTAAAAcctgtaagaaaattaaaaagtaagagaAAGGTGAGTAAATCTTCAGTGTCTAATGATGACGTTACACTTGATGACAGTTCCAGTagtgaagaaaaatttagtgatttaaaaaatgaatgtgTCGGTTGCAAGGAGGACTATAACCAAACGTCTCAAAAAGATAGCTGCAATGTGTTATTTGTAAACGTTTGTTACATGAAATTTGTTCTGGCTTTGTTAACCTTTGCAATAAGTGTGAAAAGACTGTAGccaccaaaaaaaagaaagtatagCATGGTCTGACTATCCTACCCCTAGTGGTCCATCTCATCTCCACAGAGTAGGATAGATGGACCAATCACATACCTGTCATTATGTGTATTTTTTAGTGcctagaattaatatttttaattcctaattataccaaaagaaataccaatgttatgttatgttatatatattttttccaatttttttattttttttattaaagaagcacgtttaatttttttaaatgtggtcCATCTCTCCCCCTCTTACCCTATTACTGTTTGTAAAATCACTTTATATTAGTACttatatgcattaaaaaataatgaaaataaatgttcCTTATGTCAGACACCCTAGCATCATACACATTCTTTTGTGATTCTCGTCATACTGTTAGTATTCTGCCTAAATTAATTCGTAAGTAGATTTAcctttaatgaattattttgcGTGTGCAACCAGTTCATTGTTAACTATTGCTCCTCATACTAATCATGCTAGGTCTATGGGTGTTGCAGCTATGGGAGTTCTTTATGTTAAATTGAGACCGATTTAAGCCATAATAATCTGAACAACGAGTCACAAGATGCCTAATATTAGAAATTAGATGCATTATGTGAATGTCCCATGTTGACTTGAAATTATTCCTAGGTAATTcccattttttaaagcaaatgtTTTCTGCAATAACAACCTTTTGAGTACTCTACAAGTTTTGAGTAACTTCTTATCCATTTGTGATGTAAATTGTGATTTATCTTAtgtcttgttttttaaatttaagcagtgcgaagtattttatttttatttaagttttttagttttgtatatttttgttgctatatttaaatatactaaatattagccatatcaaaattaattgtttatcctaaattttactttactttactttaaatgtatttttattattggccTAAAACTACAAGTCAGCTAAATAAACAACTGCTATGTCGTCAGCAGATAATGCTTATGGCGTTACCTTTCTATTTAATCTTTCGAAAGctaattatacatattataaagaGATATGATCCCAGAACCTGCGGTACTTTGCATGTCAAAACTCGAGTTCCATTTCCTATTCCTTCCAATTTTATATATTGAGATCTGTTCCTTAAATAATCTTCAACGAAATTTAGCACAATATCAATTTcatctaaattctaaattaaaacttaatgaaaagCTTTATCCAAAACTTTGATCAAGTCTACAAATACACACAAAGAGATGTTTTTTCCaagaatttattgattttattagcGTAATTGTCTTCT
Coding sequences within it:
- the LOC126742315 gene encoding uncharacterized protein LOC126742315, with protein sequence MVRTVFKRRPEISIRKSENTSIARALGMSRETVNIYFLDIQRIMTEHNFYDKPGHIFNTDETGLQLNTRAGQVLAEQGSKCVPSLSPGKKGETISVMACCSAEGTFIPPYYIFKGKNKKEDWHEGMPPGSTIRMSEKSAYVNSEIFLEWLRTHFLPRKPSGKTLLIVDGHTSHTTNLDLLEFAEQNDIILFCLPSHTTHYLQPLDRAFFKSLKSNFYAECRFMIQNNPNRVLNRLQFGKLLGRAWGNSATVQNAASAFKSTGIYPFDPLIIPEYAFLTQTPLESPETETLQTVQTDTLSVRAESSQPGPSGI